From Staphylococcus sp. M0911, a single genomic window includes:
- a CDS encoding aromatic acid exporter family protein, with translation MRLGARILKTGIAIILAMSIASLLPDDVGLKSLAGVSAVVAMQPSVYKSIKTVSDQAIGNIIGALLAVTMVTIFSDNFIIMGVTVILLIAILFRFNLAHVATLASVTALIIMGQHTGSFYVAAFFRFVLVMIGVLSSSIVNLLFLPPKFETKIYYNSANISSDIFVWFKLVLNDTSEFHNIKQDGNQLNTRINKLEQIYNFYHEERPLFKKHIHAQYRKKILFKEVVRTTRLAYEVLNRMSRYQNDLHQLNNQLLLQIKLELDSLIAFHEQILKSLSKKAKYNVAQFQYEVDNPQKKDLMDAFQNELIHNPYQTHYSYANIMQIIAAIEEYRYHLEHLDRLRISFFTYHRSDSDIDIADEDFDL, from the coding sequence TTGAGACTTGGAGCTCGGATTTTAAAAACTGGTATAGCAATTATATTAGCTATGTCTATCGCTTCTTTACTACCTGATGATGTTGGTCTTAAATCATTAGCCGGCGTCAGTGCTGTTGTTGCTATGCAACCCAGTGTCTATAAGTCGATAAAAACAGTTTCAGACCAAGCTATAGGTAACATCATTGGTGCGTTATTGGCTGTCACTATGGTGACGATCTTTAGTGATAATTTCATTATCATGGGTGTCACAGTTATATTATTAATTGCAATTTTATTCAGATTTAACTTAGCCCATGTTGCTACTTTAGCAAGTGTAACTGCATTAATCATTATGGGACAACATACAGGGTCTTTCTATGTTGCCGCTTTCTTTAGATTTGTTCTAGTCATGATTGGTGTACTAAGTTCTTCAATTGTGAACTTGTTATTCTTGCCTCCTAAATTTGAAACGAAAATCTATTATAATTCTGCTAACATTTCATCTGATATATTTGTATGGTTTAAACTCGTACTAAATGATACATCCGAATTTCATAATATTAAACAAGATGGCAATCAGTTAAATACTAGGATTAATAAATTAGAGCAGATTTATAATTTTTATCACGAAGAAAGACCACTATTTAAAAAGCATATCCACGCACAATATCGAAAGAAAATTTTATTCAAAGAAGTAGTAAGAACGACTAGATTAGCATATGAAGTATTAAATAGAATGTCACGTTATCAAAATGATTTACATCAACTAAATAATCAATTACTATTACAGATTAAATTAGAATTGGATTCACTTATTGCTTTTCATGAACAAATTTTAAAAAGTTTATCTAAAAAAGCAAAATATAATGTGGCTCAATTTCAATATGAAGTTGATAATCCTCAAAAGAAAGATTTAATGGATGCCTTTCAAAATGAATTGATCCATAATCCATATCAAACACATTATTCTTATGCTAATATTATGCAAATCATCGCAGCTATTGAAGAATATCGATATCATTTGGAACATTTAGATCGTTTACGAATTAGTTTCTTCACCTATCATCGTTCAGATTCTGATATTGATATCGCTGATGAAGATTTTGATTTATAA
- a CDS encoding glutamate-1-semialdehyde 2,1-aminomutase, producing MNFTESERLQELSNEYILGGVNSPSRSYKAVGGGAPVVMKEGKGAYLYDVDGNKFIDYLQAYGPIITGHAHPHITKAIQEQAAKGVLYGTPTELEIEFSKKLREAIPSLEKIRFVNSGTEAVMTTIRVARAYTKRNKIIKFAGSYHGHSDLVLVAAGSGPSQLGSPDSAGVPESVAKEVITVPFNDIESYKEAIKHWGDDVAAVLVEPIVGNFGMVMPEPGFLEEVNRITHENNSLVIYDEVITAFRFHYGAAQDLLGVIPDLTAFGKIVGGGLPIGGYGGRQDIMEHVAPLGPAYQAGTMAGNPLSMKAGIALLEVLEQDGVYEKLDKLGKRLEDGLLQLIDKHQITATINRIYGSLTLYFTNEKITHYEQVENSDGEAFAKFFKLMLNQGINLAPSKFEAWFLTTEHTEEDIDQTLKAADYAFSQMK from the coding sequence ATGAACTTTACTGAAAGTGAACGACTTCAGGAATTATCAAATGAATATATTTTAGGTGGTGTAAATTCTCCATCACGTTCTTATAAAGCAGTTGGTGGTGGCGCACCTGTAGTAATGAAGGAAGGTAAAGGCGCTTATTTATATGATGTAGATGGCAATAAATTTATAGATTATTTACAAGCATATGGCCCTATCATTACGGGTCACGCACATCCTCATATTACGAAAGCTATTCAAGAACAAGCAGCCAAAGGTGTACTATATGGAACGCCTACTGAATTAGAAATTGAATTTAGTAAGAAATTACGAGAAGCTATTCCTTCTCTAGAAAAAATTAGATTCGTAAACTCTGGTACTGAAGCTGTCATGACTACTATAAGAGTTGCACGCGCTTATACTAAACGAAATAAAATCATTAAATTTGCTGGTTCATATCATGGTCATTCTGATTTAGTACTAGTTGCTGCTGGTAGTGGCCCTTCTCAACTTGGTTCTCCTGATTCTGCAGGTGTCCCAGAAAGTGTTGCTAAGGAAGTAATTACTGTGCCATTTAACGATATTGAATCATATAAAGAAGCAATTAAACATTGGGGTGACGACGTTGCTGCCGTTTTAGTAGAGCCAATTGTAGGTAACTTTGGTATGGTAATGCCCGAACCAGGATTTTTAGAAGAAGTTAATCGTATTACACATGAAAATAACAGTTTAGTCATTTATGATGAAGTGATTACAGCGTTTAGATTTCACTATGGTGCTGCCCAAGATTTACTTGGTGTTATACCTGATTTAACTGCTTTTGGTAAAATTGTTGGGGGCGGCTTACCAATCGGTGGTTATGGTGGCCGTCAAGATATAATGGAACATGTAGCGCCACTTGGACCAGCCTATCAAGCAGGAACTATGGCCGGTAACCCATTATCTATGAAAGCTGGTATTGCATTACTTGAAGTTCTAGAACAAGACGGTGTCTATGAAAAATTAGATAAGCTAGGTAAACGATTAGAAGATGGTCTTTTACAACTAATTGATAAACATCAAATCACTGCCACAATTAATCGTATTTATGGCTCTCTCACATTGTACTTTACTAATGAAAAGATTACTCATTACGAACAAGTAGAAAATTCTGATGGTGAGGCATTTGCTAAATTCTTTAAATTAATGTTAAATCAAGGTATTAATTTAGCTCCTTCTAAATTCGAAGCTTGGTTCTTAACTACAGAACATACTGAAGAAGACATTGATCAAACACTTAAAGCAGCTGATTATGCGTTTAGTCAAATGAAATAA
- the bcp gene encoding thioredoxin-dependent thiol peroxidase, whose translation MLKKGDQFPEFSLENQNGELITNETIKGQVTILYFYPRDNTPTCTTEACDFRDNIEMFNDLNVNIYGVSGDSKKKHQNFIEKHELNFDLLVDQDYQLSNEVGVYQLKKSFGKESMGIVRTTFVIDEQGIVKDVIKKVKVKTHIEELKNILE comes from the coding sequence ATGTTAAAAAAAGGTGATCAATTTCCAGAATTTTCACTAGAAAATCAAAATGGAGAACTTATTACTAATGAAACGATTAAAGGGCAAGTGACAATATTATATTTCTATCCTAGAGATAATACGCCAACTTGTACTACAGAAGCTTGTGATTTTCGAGATAATATTGAAATGTTTAATGATTTGAATGTCAATATCTATGGAGTAAGTGGGGATTCTAAGAAAAAACATCAAAATTTTATAGAGAAACATGAGCTTAACTTTGATTTACTCGTAGACCAAGACTATCAGCTTTCAAATGAAGTTGGTGTATATCAATTAAAAAAATCATTTGGTAAAGAAAGTATGGGTATAGTTCGAACAACGTTTGTTATAGATGAGCAAGGCATAGTTAAAGATGTTATTAAAAAAGTTAAAGTTAAGACCCATATTGAAGAGCTAAAAAACATTTTGGAGTGA
- a CDS encoding phosphoglycerate dehydrogenase: MKVVSLFRLGELEDKLKETFPQVEFKFIKKAKNIPNEDRQSLDILIGYDGSLDETFLEDCPNLKWIAWYATGVNSLPLNYINKRNIKLTNSRGVQAKQLSEFIIAFILDDYKKMKTSFINQQNRIYDSKMTGRRLNGDCILFLGTGAIAQRTAKLAKAFDMKVIGVSKSGEHKEWFDEVQTIDNLSDLLGKGDIVINSLPETDETIHLIKYKDFENMKESAMFINVGRGTVVEEDTLIKALSNNEIRHAYLDVFEKEPLTSDNALYDLDNVTITAHITGNDHGINHDVTEIFIKNLKHFLNYGNLIENEVDPVKRY; this comes from the coding sequence ATGAAAGTAGTTAGTCTGTTCAGATTAGGAGAGTTAGAAGATAAATTAAAAGAGACATTTCCACAGGTGGAGTTTAAATTTATTAAAAAAGCTAAAAATATACCAAATGAAGACAGACAATCACTAGATATCTTAATTGGATATGATGGAAGTCTAGATGAAACATTTTTAGAGGACTGCCCTAATCTTAAATGGATTGCTTGGTATGCTACTGGTGTTAATTCATTACCATTAAACTATATTAATAAACGAAATATTAAATTAACCAATAGTAGAGGTGTACAGGCAAAACAACTTTCTGAATTCATCATTGCTTTTATATTAGATGATTATAAGAAAATGAAAACATCATTTATTAATCAACAAAATAGGATATATGATTCGAAAATGACTGGCAGAAGGTTAAATGGTGATTGTATATTATTTTTAGGCACAGGAGCAATCGCACAACGAACAGCAAAGTTAGCGAAAGCTTTTGATATGAAGGTAATAGGTGTAAGTAAATCAGGTGAACATAAAGAATGGTTTGATGAGGTACAAACAATTGATAATCTAAGTGACTTATTAGGAAAAGGAGACATAGTAATCAATAGTTTACCGGAAACAGACGAAACGATTCATTTAATCAAATACAAAGACTTTGAGAATATGAAAGAAAGTGCAATGTTTATTAATGTTGGTAGAGGTACTGTAGTTGAGGAAGATACACTGATAAAAGCATTAAGTAATAATGAAATAAGACATGCCTACTTAGATGTATTTGAAAAAGAGCCATTAACATCAGATAACGCATTATATGATCTAGACAACGTAACTATAACAGCACATATTACAGGCAATGATCATGGTATTAATCATGACGTTACAGAAATATTCATCAAAAACTTAAAACATTTTCTCAATTATGGAAATCTAATTGAGAATGAAGTAGACCCAGTAAAAAGATATTAA
- the perR gene encoding peroxide-responsive transcriptional repressor PerR, producing MSAELESIEHELEESIASLRKAGIRITPQRQAILKFMISSKTHPSADEIYQALSPDFPNISVATIYNNLRVFKDIGIVKELTYGDASSRFDFNTHNHYHIICEKCGKIVDFHYPQLDEVEQLAQHVTEFDVTHHRMEIYGICKECKDKEE from the coding sequence ATGAGCGCGGAATTAGAATCAATAGAACATGAACTTGAAGAATCAATTGCGTCTTTAAGAAAAGCTGGTATACGTATAACGCCACAAAGACAAGCAATTTTGAAATTCATGATTTCTTCAAAAACACATCCTAGTGCCGACGAAATTTATCAAGCACTTTCACCAGATTTTCCTAATATAAGTGTTGCGACAATATATAATAATTTAAGAGTATTCAAAGATATTGGCATTGTAAAAGAGCTCACATACGGTGATGCATCAAGTCGATTTGATTTCAATACTCACAATCATTACCATATTATTTGTGAAAAATGCGGTAAAATAGTTGACTTCCATTATCCACAGTTAGACGAAGTGGAACAGCTAGCACAACATGTTACTGAATTTGACGTAACACATCATCGAATGGAAATTTATGGAATTTGTAAAGAATGCAAAGATAAAGAAGAATAG
- a CDS encoding PTS transporter subunit IIC codes for MSKNSTKMGGKVFFSNILNAVGAGVVIALLPNALLGELLKFFKDGNELLETIFRLVTVIQSFMAFIVGVLAAHQFKFNGSGAAIVGSSAMLGSGAIIFNNQGIMIKGIGDIINIILVVMIACFLYLLFQGKLGSFEMIILPVLIPVVSGTIGLMTLPYVQVVTHTIGKVINSFTDLNPLTMSILLSVTFSLLMVTPISLVAIATAIGLTGLGSGAANMGIVAACVTFLFGSLRVNSIGVNLVLLIGAAKMMIPVYLKHLIIAIPLIINGAIAGIIAYFIGIKGTPLSAGFGYTGLVGPINALNRMAGDQMTNIIMLVVGYFIIPFISAFVVHELCKKFIHSYNDEIYKFEIPKE; via the coding sequence ATGAGTAAGAATAGTACAAAAATGGGTGGTAAAGTTTTCTTTAGTAATATTCTAAATGCTGTTGGAGCAGGGGTAGTTATTGCCTTATTACCCAATGCTTTATTAGGAGAATTACTTAAATTTTTTAAAGATGGTAATGAGCTCTTGGAAACTATCTTTCGTCTTGTCACAGTTATACAGTCTTTTATGGCTTTCATAGTGGGTGTTTTAGCAGCTCATCAGTTCAAATTTAATGGATCAGGTGCTGCTATTGTTGGTTCTTCAGCAATGTTAGGCTCAGGCGCAATTATATTTAATAATCAAGGTATTATGATTAAAGGCATAGGGGATATTATCAATATCATTTTAGTCGTGATGATTGCCTGTTTTTTATATTTATTATTCCAAGGAAAATTGGGCTCATTTGAAATGATTATTTTACCAGTTTTAATTCCTGTTGTGAGTGGAACTATTGGCCTTATGACTTTACCATATGTTCAAGTTGTAACACATACAATTGGTAAAGTGATTAATTCATTTACTGACCTTAATCCTTTAACGATGTCTATTTTATTAAGTGTGACTTTCTCTTTACTTATGGTTACACCAATTTCATTGGTAGCAATTGCTACTGCTATAGGTTTAACTGGATTAGGTAGTGGTGCGGCAAATATGGGTATTGTTGCTGCATGTGTTACATTTTTATTTGGATCTCTAAGAGTCAATTCTATTGGAGTCAATTTGGTATTACTTATTGGAGCAGCTAAAATGATGATACCGGTATATTTAAAACATTTAATTATAGCTATACCACTAATTATAAATGGTGCTATTGCTGGTATTATTGCTTACTTTATAGGCATCAAAGGAACTCCTTTATCTGCTGGATTTGGATATACAGGACTTGTTGGACCTATAAATGCTTTAAATCGTATGGCGGGAGACCAAATGACTAATATAATTATGTTAGTTGTGGGGTACTTTATTATTCCATTTATCAGTGCATTTGTCGTACATGAGTTATGTAAAAAGTTTATACATTCATATAATGACGAAATTTATAAATTTGAAATTCCTAAAGAATAA
- a CDS encoding ABC transporter substrate-binding protein/permease: MKYFIKVFLVFLIIVGSTLTTKQPNINAEEKDTNWQKIKDSGELRVGLSADYAPMEFEKNANGKTEYAGVDIELAKKIAKDNHLKLKIINMQFDSLLGALKTGKIDIIISGMTTTPEREKEVSFTKPYMMTNNIMLVKKNEKNHLKSISDFKDKKIAVQKGTDQEKIAKTEIENADVTSLYKLPETILSVKSGKAVGAILEKPVAEAYIKQNPELAFSDVKFNEEKKPTCIAVPKNSPILLKKLNQTINEVNDKNLIDHYMTKAANDMQDDGNFYTKYKSFFIKGLQNTILISFVGVVFGAILGAFIALMKLSKFKPLSWIASIYIEFLRGTPLLVQVFIVFFGTTAALGLDISALICGTIALVINSSAYIAEIFRAGINSIDKGQTEAGRSLGLSYNQTMKSVVMPQAIKNILPALGNEFVTLIKESSIVSTIGVGEIMFNAQVVQGISFDPFTPLLVAAGMYFILTFALSRIMNFIEGRMKASD, from the coding sequence ATGAAATATTTTATTAAAGTATTTTTGGTATTTTTAATCATAGTAGGTTCAACATTAACAACGAAACAACCCAATATTAATGCTGAAGAGAAGGATACAAACTGGCAAAAAATTAAAGATAGTGGAGAACTTCGTGTTGGCTTATCAGCTGATTATGCACCGATGGAATTTGAAAAGAATGCAAATGGAAAAACTGAATATGCTGGTGTTGATATAGAGTTAGCTAAGAAGATAGCTAAAGATAATCATCTCAAACTGAAAATTATTAATATGCAATTTGATAGTTTACTAGGTGCGCTCAAAACTGGCAAAATTGATATTATTATTTCTGGAATGACAACGACACCTGAACGTGAAAAAGAGGTAAGCTTTACTAAACCATATATGATGACTAATAATATTATGTTAGTTAAGAAAAATGAAAAAAATCATTTAAAATCTATTAGCGATTTTAAAGATAAGAAAATAGCTGTTCAAAAAGGAACAGATCAAGAAAAAATAGCTAAGACTGAAATTGAAAATGCAGATGTTACTTCATTATATAAATTACCAGAAACTATTTTATCTGTGAAAAGTGGTAAAGCTGTAGGAGCAATTCTTGAAAAGCCTGTAGCAGAGGCATACATAAAACAAAACCCTGAACTTGCATTTTCAGATGTGAAATTTAATGAAGAAAAGAAACCAACTTGTATTGCAGTACCTAAAAATTCACCAATTTTATTAAAAAAATTAAATCAGACAATCAATGAAGTTAATGATAAAAATTTAATAGATCATTATATGACTAAAGCAGCAAATGATATGCAGGATGATGGTAATTTTTATACAAAATATAAAAGCTTTTTTATCAAAGGATTACAAAACACAATTTTAATTTCATTTGTTGGTGTAGTTTTTGGAGCAATTCTAGGAGCGTTTATAGCGCTAATGAAATTAAGTAAATTTAAACCATTATCATGGATTGCTTCTATTTATATAGAATTCTTAAGAGGTACACCATTATTAGTACAAGTTTTCATAGTATTTTTTGGTACTACTGCAGCACTTGGACTAGATATTTCTGCTTTGATTTGCGGAACAATTGCATTAGTTATTAACTCATCAGCATATATTGCAGAGATATTTCGTGCGGGTATTAATTCCATCGATAAAGGACAAACAGAAGCTGGACGCAGTTTAGGTTTGAGTTACAATCAAACGATGAAATCAGTCGTTATGCCACAGGCTATTAAGAATATTTTACCAGCACTAGGTAATGAATTTGTTACTTTAATTAAAGAATCATCTATAGTATCAACAATAGGTGTTGGAGAAATTATGTTTAATGCACAAGTGGTTCAAGGTATTTCATTTGATCCTTTTACACCATTATTGGTCGCAGCAGGAATGTACTTTATTCTAACCTTTGCATTATCACGCATCATGAATTTTATAGAAGGGAGAATGAAAGCCAGTGATTAA
- a CDS encoding amino acid ABC transporter ATP-binding protein, translating into MIKIQNLNKKFGNNEVLKDINLDINKGEVVAIIGPSGSGKSTLLRCMNLLETPTKGHVIFEGNDLTKKGVHLEQLRQKMGMVFQNFNLFPHKKVKENIMLAPKLLKKNDHSTLNEQAIELLDKVGLKDKADVYPNQLSGGQKQRVAIARALAMQPDVILFDEPTSALDPEVVGDVLKVMKDLAKEGMTMVVVTHEMGFAKDVSDKVIFMADGVVVESGTPQEIFEKPQHERTKNFLSRVL; encoded by the coding sequence GTGATTAAAATTCAAAATTTAAATAAAAAATTTGGTAACAATGAAGTATTAAAAGATATTAATTTAGATATTAATAAAGGTGAAGTCGTAGCTATCATTGGTCCATCGGGTAGTGGAAAAAGCACGTTATTAAGATGTATGAATTTATTAGAAACGCCTACAAAAGGACATGTTATATTTGAAGGTAACGATTTAACAAAAAAAGGTGTTCATTTAGAACAATTACGACAAAAAATGGGCATGGTGTTTCAAAACTTTAATTTATTTCCTCATAAAAAGGTTAAGGAAAATATTATGTTAGCGCCTAAATTGTTAAAAAAGAATGATCATTCAACTCTTAATGAGCAAGCGATTGAATTACTAGATAAGGTAGGATTAAAAGATAAAGCAGACGTTTATCCTAATCAACTTTCTGGTGGACAAAAGCAGAGAGTTGCGATAGCAAGAGCATTAGCTATGCAACCAGATGTTATTTTATTTGACGAACCAACATCTGCACTTGACCCTGAAGTAGTTGGGGACGTTTTGAAGGTTATGAAGGATTTAGCTAAAGAGGGAATGACAATGGTGGTCGTTACACATGAAATGGGCTTCGCAAAAGATGTCAGTGATAAAGTAATATTTATGGCAGATGGCGTTGTTGTTGAATCAGGTACACCACAGGAAATATTTGAAAAACCACAACATGAAAGAACTAAAAATTTCTTATCTAGAGTATTATAA
- the queG gene encoding tRNA epoxyqueuosine(34) reductase QueG — MDVKQLKKDIIDYAHTIGIDSIGFTTADPFDELKQKLEDYHSKGYASGFEESDIALRTEPKLSLPTARSIIAIAVGYPNKLKGAPKSVRGDRRGMFARASWGQDYHTIMRKRLDQLATYIQSIVPDVEIKSMVDTGVLSDRAVAERAGLGFAGRNGFIINPDLGTWTYLGEMLVSIPFEPDDPILDSCGDCTICVDRCPTGALVGNGQLNSQKCISFLTQTKGYLDDEYRYKIGNRLYGCDTCQQVCPKNKGINTEHDDIILEPEILKPRLVPLLQMSNKEFKNTYGHLAGAWRGKKPIQRNAILALAHFNEISAIPELKEVALHDPRPMIRGTAYWAIGQIEGENAREFIHTHYENEIKEVQVEMLKGLEMRREK; from the coding sequence TTGGACGTAAAGCAGTTAAAAAAAGATATCATTGATTACGCACATACAATTGGTATTGACAGTATTGGTTTTACGACTGCCGATCCATTTGATGAATTGAAACAAAAGTTAGAAGATTATCACTCAAAAGGATATGCTTCAGGATTTGAAGAATCTGATATTGCATTAAGAACTGAACCTAAATTAAGCTTACCGACAGCGAGATCTATTATTGCTATAGCAGTTGGATATCCCAATAAACTTAAAGGGGCACCTAAAAGTGTACGTGGTGATAGACGCGGTATGTTTGCACGTGCTTCATGGGGCCAAGATTATCATACAATAATGAGAAAACGATTGGATCAATTGGCAACATATATCCAATCAATTGTACCTGATGTTGAAATTAAATCGATGGTGGACACTGGAGTATTATCAGATAGAGCTGTAGCGGAACGTGCAGGACTAGGATTTGCAGGACGAAATGGTTTTATTATTAATCCTGATTTAGGTACATGGACATATCTAGGTGAAATGCTCGTAAGTATACCGTTTGAACCAGATGATCCTATTTTAGATAGTTGTGGAGATTGTACAATTTGTGTTGATAGATGTCCTACAGGTGCTTTAGTAGGCAATGGCCAATTAAATAGTCAAAAATGTATTAGCTTTTTAACTCAAACTAAAGGTTATTTAGATGATGAGTACAGATATAAAATTGGCAATCGATTATATGGTTGTGACACATGCCAACAAGTTTGTCCTAAAAATAAAGGAATCAATACAGAACATGACGATATTATATTAGAACCTGAAATTTTGAAGCCTAGATTAGTTCCATTATTGCAAATGAGTAATAAAGAATTTAAAAATACTTATGGTCATTTAGCGGGTGCATGGAGAGGTAAAAAACCTATACAACGAAATGCGATATTAGCGTTAGCTCATTTTAATGAAATAAGTGCTATACCTGAGTTAAAAGAAGTTGCATTACATGACCCTAGACCTATGATAAGAGGCACTGCATATTGGGCAATTGGTCAAATTGAAGGGGAAAATGCGCGTGAATTTATTCATACACATTATGAAAATGAAATTAAAGAAGTCCAAGTTGAAATGTTAAAAGGCTTGGAAATGAGGAGAGAAAAATAA
- the trmL gene encoding tRNA (uridine(34)/cytosine(34)/5-carboxymethylaminomethyluridine(34)-2'-O)-methyltransferase TrmL yields MTNHIVLFQPEIPANTGNIARTCAGTNTHLHLIKPLGFSTDDKMLKRAGLDYWEHVNITYHENIESFFESTDGEYYLLTKFGKQTYSDFDFSDTQNNHYFIFGRETTGLPDWVKDKYQDTALRIPMSDKIRSLNLSNTAALLIYEALRQQSFPGLS; encoded by the coding sequence ATGACAAACCACATTGTATTATTTCAACCTGAAATCCCTGCAAATACTGGTAATATAGCTAGAACTTGTGCTGGTACCAATACACACTTACATTTGATTAAACCGCTTGGCTTTAGTACAGATGATAAGATGTTAAAAAGAGCAGGATTAGATTACTGGGAGCATGTTAATATTACATATCACGAAAATATAGAATCATTTTTTGAATCAACAGATGGTGAATATTATTTGTTAACAAAATTTGGTAAGCAAACATATAGTGATTTTGATTTTTCTGATACACAAAATAATCATTATTTTATTTTTGGTAGGGAAACAACTGGATTACCGGATTGGGTCAAAGACAAGTATCAAGACACTGCATTAAGAATCCCGATGAGTGATAAAATTCGTTCATTAAATCTCTCGAATACAGCAGCATTATTGATTTACGAAGCTTTAAGACAACAATCATTTCCGGGCTTATCTTAA
- a CDS encoding glucosamine-6-phosphate isomerase, with protein MAMNFKVFEDKQRVAEYTADILRKQFNNNPMTIAGVHLTKDHAPVLDELKKNVDLHAVDFSQINILDYDENQSYYEALGVPQSQIYSLSYNQDANDFISDKIKTKENKGKLVLQVVSIDESGNLDVSVRQGLLEAREIFLVVTGSNKREVVEKLYNENGKSNFEPADLKAHRMVNVILDKEAAAGLPEDVKEYFTARFA; from the coding sequence ATGGCAATGAACTTTAAAGTATTTGAAGATAAGCAAAGAGTAGCTGAATATACAGCGGATATTTTGAGAAAACAATTTAATAACAACCCAATGACTATCGCAGGTGTTCATTTAACAAAAGATCATGCACCTGTATTAGATGAATTAAAAAAGAATGTTGATTTACATGCAGTTGACTTCAGTCAAATTAACATTTTAGATTATGATGAAAATCAATCATATTATGAAGCGTTAGGTGTACCACAAAGTCAAATTTATTCATTATCATACAATCAAGATGCTAATGACTTTATTTCAGATAAAATTAAAACCAAAGAAAATAAAGGTAAATTAGTATTACAAGTGGTTTCAATTGATGAAAGCGGTAATTTAGACGTAAGTGTTAGACAAGGTTTATTAGAAGCACGTGAAATCTTCTTAGTTGTTACTGGTAGTAATAAACGTGAAGTAGTTGAAAAATTATATAATGAAAATGGAAAATCTAATTTTGAACCAGCAGACTTAAAAGCGCACCGTATGGTTAACGTTATTTTAGATAAAGAAGCAGCAGCTGGATTACCTGAAGACGTAAAAGAATACTTCACAGCTCGCTTTGCATAA
- a CDS encoding SAS053 family protein: protein MTQNKDSRTNYHEEENAMVTDLDDLKDLGKEMEQISEENDEDKLNQSHDSEVRSDLDQE, encoded by the coding sequence ATGACTCAAAATAAAGATTCTAGAACGAATTACCACGAAGAAGAAAATGCAATGGTAACTGATTTAGATGATTTAAAAGATTTAGGTAAAGAAATGGAACAAATTTCTGAAGAAAATGATGAAGATAAATTAAATCAATCTCATGATTCAGAAGTGCGTTCTGATTTAGATCAAGAATAA